One window of the Mycobacterium xenopi genome contains the following:
- a CDS encoding MerR family transcriptional regulator gives MTADEPAVAERGPQSDDEARPRYTVRAAAQLLGVPTATLRSWTRRYGIGPAEHRPGAHRLYSDNDLQTLRHMRTLIDQGVSPRSAARTAMASATPGYAETAPLLAAAFGLDAINAALIIERHLRHYGVLDTWDLLVRPVFAVIEGRQREGEKCIDIEHMLSWAVARSFQKVPMPPTWTPTSVILACTADETHALPLEALRAALCERGCGVLMLGAAVPVEAVVDALARGSQPRAVVIWSQTADTADAAMIRTVAKAAPQVMAAGPGWDSVRLPPATVRPKSLRDAVQILTTRISQASREG, from the coding sequence GTGACGGCAGACGAGCCGGCGGTTGCCGAACGCGGTCCACAGTCCGACGACGAAGCCCGGCCGAGATATACCGTGCGGGCGGCCGCACAGTTGCTGGGTGTGCCGACCGCGACCCTGCGCAGCTGGACCCGGCGCTACGGCATCGGTCCGGCCGAGCATCGACCGGGTGCCCATCGCCTTTACAGCGACAACGACCTTCAGACGTTGCGCCACATGCGAACGCTGATCGACCAAGGCGTCAGCCCCCGAAGTGCGGCGCGGACCGCGATGGCGTCGGCGACACCCGGCTATGCCGAGACGGCTCCGCTCTTGGCCGCCGCGTTCGGGCTCGACGCGATCAATGCTGCGCTGATCATCGAGCGTCATCTGCGCCACTACGGGGTGCTCGACACCTGGGACTTGCTGGTGCGGCCGGTCTTCGCGGTTATCGAAGGCCGCCAACGCGAGGGCGAGAAATGCATCGACATCGAACACATGCTGTCGTGGGCGGTTGCGCGCTCGTTCCAGAAGGTACCGATGCCGCCCACCTGGACGCCGACCTCGGTGATCTTGGCCTGCACCGCCGACGAAACCCATGCCCTGCCGCTGGAAGCACTTCGTGCCGCGTTGTGTGAGCGCGGCTGCGGGGTGTTGATGCTGGGGGCCGCGGTCCCCGTCGAGGCGGTGGTCGACGCGCTGGCGCGGGGCTCACAGCCGAGGGCGGTGGTGATCTGGTCGCAAACTGCCGACACCGCGGATGCGGCCATGATCAGGACGGTCGCCAAGGCGGCACCACAGGTGATGGCCGCGGGACCCGGGTGGGACTCCGTGCGCCTGCCACCGGCGACGGTGCGCCCAAAATCGCTTCGTGATGCGGTGCAAATACTGACCACGCGAATCAGCCAGGCTTCCC